The following proteins are encoded in a genomic region of Sneathiella marina:
- the lipB gene encoding lipoyl(octanoyl) transferase LipB has product MHDIEWTIADKAVPYEEAIRFMEQRVKDIREGNAKELIWLVEHPPLYTAGTSADSADLIMPDRFPVYSAGRGGQYTYHGPGQRVVYVMLDLKKRNADVRAFVQDMEDWIVDVLAQYQIKGEKRDGRVGVWVDRGFREDKIAAIGVRVRRWVSFHGISVNVDPDLTHYSGIVPCGISEHGVTSLVDLGIPVSMPEFDIELRNSFENIFLEAGAKGTIAP; this is encoded by the coding sequence CATGATATCGAATGGACAATAGCGGATAAGGCCGTGCCCTATGAAGAAGCAATCCGATTTATGGAACAAAGGGTTAAAGATATTCGTGAAGGTAATGCAAAAGAACTTATCTGGCTTGTTGAACATCCGCCGCTATATACAGCCGGCACCAGCGCCGATAGTGCCGACTTGATCATGCCGGATCGATTTCCCGTCTATAGCGCGGGTCGCGGCGGGCAATATACTTACCATGGACCAGGCCAGCGCGTTGTCTATGTAATGCTGGATTTGAAAAAGCGAAATGCAGATGTGCGGGCGTTCGTCCAGGATATGGAAGACTGGATTGTCGATGTTCTGGCTCAATATCAAATTAAGGGCGAGAAAAGAGACGGCCGGGTTGGTGTCTGGGTCGACCGTGGTTTTCGCGAAGACAAGATTGCCGCCATTGGCGTTCGTGTTCGGCGCTGGGTCAGTTTTCACGGAATTTCCGTCAATGTTGACCCTGATCTCACCCATTACAGTGGGATCGTCCCTTGCGGTATTTCGGAGCACGGCGTAACGTCCCTTGTCGATCTTGGAATACCGGTTAGCATGCCGGAGTTCGACATTGAGCTTCGCAATAGTTTTGAGAATATTTTTCTTGAAGCCGGGGCAAAGGGAACAATTGCCCCTTAA